ACAGAAGAAAGAGTGAAAATTTTAAAAGCATATGGTGCAGAAGTGTATCTAACACCGGCAGAGGAAGGCATGCGCGGGGCAATTAAAGAAGCATATCAATTGGCAGAAAATTTACCGAACTGCTTTATCCCCATGCAATTTGAGAATCCAGCCAATTCTGATGCTCATCGGGACACAACGGCCCTTGAAATTTATGAATCATTTCAAGGGAATTTGGATGCATTCATATGTACCGCTGGGACAGGCGGGACTGTAACTGGTACTGGGGAGATATTGAAAGAAAAAATCCCAAATTTAAAAATTTACGTTGTTGAACCAGCCGGATCACCTGTATTATCAGGAGGTAGACCTGGACCGCATAAAATTCCTGGTACTGGACCCGGTTTTATCCCGAAAATTTTAAATCGATCGATCTTTGATAAAATATTATTAATTGAAGATCATGACGCTCAAAATACTGCACGACGTTTAGCTGCAGAGGAGGGTATATTTGTGGGCGCATCAGGAGCAGCTTCCATTTATTATGCATTAGAAATAGCCAAAAACCTACCTGCTTCTGCTAACGTTTTA
Above is a genomic segment from Neobacillus endophyticus containing:
- the cysK gene encoding cysteine synthase A, encoding MTLYNSILDLIGNTPIVKLNHLPNPNGASVYIKLESFNPGGSVKDRAAFNMLKKAEEEGKIAPGKSVIIEPTSGNTGIGLAMVCAAKGYRCIITMPNNATEERVKILKAYGAEVYLTPAEEGMRGAIKEAYQLAENLPNCFIPMQFENPANSDAHRDTTALEIYESFQGNLDAFICTAGTGGTVTGTGEILKEKIPNLKIYVVEPAGSPVLSGGRPGPHKIPGTGPGFIPKILNRSIFDKILLIEDHDAQNTARRLAAEEGIFVGASGAASIYYALEIAKNLPASANVLGLAPDTGERYLSSDLFPI